A section of the Triticum dicoccoides isolate Atlit2015 ecotype Zavitan chromosome 7A, WEW_v2.0, whole genome shotgun sequence genome encodes:
- the LOC119331232 gene encoding squamosa promoter-binding-like protein 10, with protein sequence MMSGGRMNAAASDDFPFAAMQQPPYVGLEHAGGGGGGQRNQGAMMYDNFDFAAAAAAFGQFQDAPHHQMLALPPNGNGAGGLVPMAPPPMPGMQLQMPPMPHGMHSHGDVYSAMGMVKREGGAGDAGRIGLNLGRRTYFSPGDMMAVDRMLMRSRLGGVFGLGFGRAHHQAPRCQVQDCKADLSGAKHYHRRHKVCEYHAKAALVSAAGKQQRFCQQCSRFHVLTEFDEAKRSCRRRLAEHNRRRRKPAASSTMAASKDSASPSDNNTLSTTKSTISSNTSAISCLQQGQAREVAATRPTALTLGATPEKDDHQQQIRNAMQLHHHQEQQHFITSLLQNNIRNSNILSCSSVSSSTVPLAVAANGEVSDQNNDNKNNVSNNVNSGMHMFEVDFM encoded by the exons ATGATGAGCGGCGGCAGGATGAACGCGGCGGCGAGCGACGACTTCCCGTTCGCGGCAATGCAGCAGCCGCCCTACGTCGGCTTAGAGCacgccggcggcggaggaggaggccagcGCAACCAGGGCGCGATGATGTACGACAACTTCGACttcgcggcggccgccgccgcattCGGTCAGTTCCAGGACGCGCCGCACCACCAGATGCTGGCGCTGCCACCGAACGGCAACGGCGCCGGCGGGCTCGTCCCCATGGCGCCGCCGCCCATGCCCGGGATGCAGCTGCAGATGCCGCCCATGCCCCACGGGATGCACAGCCACGGcgacgtgtactcggcgatggggaTGGTGAAGCGCGAGGGCGGCGCCGGGGACGCGGGGAGGATCGGGCTGAACCTCGGGCGCCGGACCTATTTCTCCCCCGGCGACATGATGGCCGTGGACCGGATGCTGATGCGGTCCCGTCTCGGCGGCGTGTTCGGGCTGGGATTCGGGCGCGCCCACCACCAGGCGCCTCGGTGCCAGGTGCAGGACTGCAAGGCCGACCTCTCCGGCGCCAAGCACTACCACCGGCGCCACAAGGTGTGCGAGTACCACGCCAAGGCGGCGCTTGTCTCCGCCGCCGGCAAGCAGCAGCGCTTCTGCCAGCAATGCAGCAG GTTCCACGTGCTCACGGAGTTCGACGAGGCCAAGAGGAGCTGCCGGAGGCGGCTCGCAGAGCACAACCGTCGCCGGAGGAAGCCGGCGGCCAGCAGCACCATGGCGGCGTCCAAGGACTCGGCGTCGCCTTCCGACAACAACA CACTGAGCACGACGAAGTCGACCATCTCCTCCAACACGAGCGCGATCAGCTGCCTCCAGCAGGGCCAGGCCAGGGAGGTAGCGGCGACGAGGCCGACGGCGCTCACCCTCGGTGCGACGCCGGAGAAGGACGACCACCAGCAGCAGATCAGGAACGCCATGCAGCTCCACCACCATCAGGAGCAGCAGCACTTCATCACCTCCCTCTTGCAGAACAACATCCGTAACAGCAACATCCTGTCGTGTTCCTCGGTTAGCTCCAGCACGGTGCCATTGGCGGTGGCGGCCAACGGCGAGGTCTCCGACCAGAACAACGACAACAAGAACAATGTCAGCAACAACGTCAACAGCGGCATGCATATGTTTGAGgtggacttcatgtag